A region of Vicugna pacos chromosome 7, VicPac4, whole genome shotgun sequence DNA encodes the following proteins:
- the TEX47 gene encoding testis-expressed protein 47 → MSLSVHTRKSTKKNFPLESLLMPQVPRSNYLHFQEEKLRLQLKKFLLNRMFLVAKISANIEKKDIAEYYEELFQSILRHHLGEAVTGLLFIYPTSILHILESSSSTLYQILLDYLNHEKDEMEFFIQGMKIIVTSHNIPTRLFMQWHVSVIKVPVMYLDDVTQSQSLEEVITEFLIQTHKLALYLFKTVKVGTKGPGDNLHQVAPELLLPEQIIKYLCNSAEFMDPKTFINMYNKPIHVTLDSEVVWPATFRF, encoded by the coding sequence ATGTCCTTATCAGTCCATACCCGAAAGAGCACCAAAAAGAATTTTCCATTGGAATCTCTTCTAATGCCACAAGTTCCACGTAGTAATTACTTACATTTTCAGGAAGAAAAGCTAAGACTACAGCTAAAGAAATTCCTTCTTAATAGGATGTTCCTAGTGGCCAAGATATCAGCGAacatagaaaaaaaagatattgctGAATACTATGAAGAACTGTTTCAGTCAATTTTGAGACATCACCTAGGAGAAGCCGTGACGGGATTATTGTTCATATATCCTACTTCCATTCTGCATATCCTTGAGTCCTCCAGTAGTACCCTCTACCAAATTCTTTTAGACTATCTTAACCATGAAAAGGATGAAATGGAATTTTTCATCCAAGGAATGAAAATTATAGTCACGTCCCACAATATCCCAACGAGGCTCTTTATGCAATGGCATGTTTCAGTAATAAAAGTGCCAGTCATGTATCTCGATGATGTGACACAGTCACAGTCCCTAGAAGAGGTCATCACAGAATTTCTCATCCAAACTCATAAATTAGCACTCTACCTTTTTAAGACTGTCAAAGTGGGCACTAAAGGACCAGGTGATAATTTGCACCAAGTTGCACCTGAATTACTCCTCCCAGAACAAATAATAAAGTACTTATGCAATTCAGCAGAATTCATGGACCCCAAAACTTTCATAAACATGTATAATAAACCCATACATGTTACCTTGGATTCTGAGGTAGTGTGGCCCGCTACTTTCCGTTTCTAG